A genomic stretch from Schistosoma haematobium chromosome 2, whole genome shotgun sequence includes:
- a CDS encoding hypothetical protein (SECRETED:SignalP(1-33)): MILLVCVPHLSRWFSAVSLWFLIFLEAWHSGQSAINKHIEINPIYQPIRKIMHKYRNKNQTNGRHNQNKEVNNDKFKVNKNQSTSRCTEQAVEHIWRNSNTSLLSEVCADDVVQKNDESSTTKPSSSENKTPPKCRPESLTIGYDSRADLNQVVCIYQYGSNQKLGKYQLNLSCR, encoded by the coding sequence atgattttgttggtttgtgtgccacacctatcccgatggttttcagcagtctcgttgtggTTTCTGatatttttagaagcttggcactcaggtcaatcagcaatcaacaaacatattgaaatcaatccaatttatcaaccaatcaggaaaatcatgcataaatataggaacaaaaatcaaaccaatgggagacacaaccaaaacaaagaagtaaacaatgataaatttaaggtcaacaagaaccaatcaacatcgaggtgcacagaacaagctgtggaacacatatggagaaattcgaacacttcacttctatcggaagtttgtgctgatgatgtcgttcagaagaacgatgaaagctccacgaccaaaccatccagctcagagaacaaaacaccaccaaaatgtcgtccagagtctctaaccattggttacgatagtcgcgccgacctcaaccaagtagtctgcatctaccaatacggctcaaaccagaagttaggGAAATATCAGTTAAATTTATCTTGTCGTTGA
- a CDS encoding hypothetical protein (EggNog:ENOG410V54K~COG:O~MEROPS:MER0005841) yields the protein MSDEEFNVHVRSLMTHLLEKPKGMQDRFGRLWSEIACGHYNFKRNVHAVSVLKSLRKNNIINFFKEYIDPSSCTRRKLVVQIISSEEHLCDSGFSNHSKKVVVLKNHTELKRYYPLSSLTKPFMMFTSKYEGISLRF from the exons ATGTCTGACGAAGAATTTAATGTTCATGTGCGATCCCTCATGACACATTTACTGGAAAAACCGAAAGGTATGCAAGATCGATTTGGGCGTTTATGGTCTGAAATTGCTTGTGGACATTATAATTTCAAACGAA ATGTACATGCGGTTAGTGTATTGAAATCACTCAGAAAGAATAACATTATCAATTTCTTTAAA GAGTATATTGATCCTTCATCATGTACAAGAAGAAAATTAGTAGttcaaataatatcaagtgagGAACATTTATGTGATTCAGGATTTAGTaatcatagcaagaag GTAGTCGTCTTAAAAAATCATACGGAATTGAAACGTTACTATCCGCTGAGTTCTTTAACAAAACCATTCATGATGTTCACTTCCAAATATGAAGGGATATCACTACGATTTTAA